One Sphingobium sp. CAP-1 genomic region harbors:
- a CDS encoding efflux RND transporter permease subunit has product MSFRVSAWSIRNPIPIISLFILLTIAGIVAYVGLPIKQFPNVTFPIVSVSVSQNGAAPTEMENQITRPIENALSSVAGVKHISSTVVLGVSTTTVEFELHSDMQKATDDVRTAVERTRVQLPAGIDPPLVQRLDIENAPILTYAVSAPEMGGAELSRFVDKVATRALQAQDGVAQVTRIGGANREINVILDADRMAALGITAPQVNNALFAFNSDDPGGRADVGQVEQTIRVLGSAVDVARLRDLTIPVQGSYVRLSDIAEIGDGATEERGFARLDGRPVTAIQISKTRDSSDIAVEDKVIKAIAGLEKEHPGVTFTRLVSTVDSTRRSFASTQHVLIEGIFLAVLVVFLFLRNWRATIIAAVAMPLSLIPTFVAMSAMGFSLNGITLLALTLVIGILVDDAIVEVENIEKRIEVGETPYRAALVGADAIGLAVIATTATIIAVFAPVSLIPGQAGQFFREFGLTVAVAVLFSLVVARLLTPLMAAYFLVPMADRAHREKRPVNPVYGRILDWALAHRWLAVGIGTGIFLLSMLLASLTPVGFQPVGNPGYLYIAVQGPPGATREDMARAVDGATRMLLAEPAVERVFAQVGSTSGGMGDGTDLRSGTLTVVLKHDRSLTTDQFRQHIRPMLRDIPDVRLSNQGSFGSAGINIILAGEDGQALERTQTQLLREMRGLGSISDPRPAPPPAGPELIVTPRPAEAARLNVNSNMLAQVLRIATIGDIDANVAKYSDRDERVPIRVRLAEGARQDLDRIANLRVPTSDGRTTPLSAVADIRFQAGPGKIVRYDRERRVSVEADLVAGRTLGQALSEIAQLPVMRNLPKGVQEAREGDSEAMMELFGGFIIAIVAGIGLTFAVLVLLFRSFFKPVTILAALPLSLLGAFAALALFGKTLDLPAMIGLLMLLGLCAKNSILLVEFAIEEERKGVPMTQALRNACRERARPIVMTTVAMAAGMLPTALGIGEGAEFRQPMALAVIGGLITSTALSLIFVPVVYEIVESVEQWLLPKAAKLVTPRQPGDDDPLPTLGS; this is encoded by the coding sequence ATGAGCTTTCGCGTTTCCGCCTGGTCGATCCGCAATCCGATCCCGATCATATCGCTATTCATTCTGCTGACGATCGCCGGGATCGTCGCCTATGTCGGCCTGCCGATCAAACAATTCCCCAATGTCACATTCCCCATCGTCAGTGTCAGCGTCAGCCAGAATGGCGCCGCGCCGACGGAGATGGAAAATCAGATCACCCGTCCCATCGAAAATGCGCTGAGCAGCGTTGCCGGGGTCAAGCATATCAGTTCTACCGTGGTGCTGGGCGTATCCACGACCACCGTGGAATTCGAACTGCACAGCGACATGCAAAAGGCGACCGATGATGTGCGCACTGCTGTCGAGCGGACGCGCGTCCAGTTGCCGGCCGGGATCGATCCGCCCCTGGTTCAGCGGCTCGACATCGAAAATGCGCCGATCCTGACCTATGCGGTCAGCGCGCCCGAAATGGGCGGTGCGGAACTGTCGCGTTTCGTCGACAAGGTGGCGACCCGTGCCTTGCAGGCGCAGGATGGCGTGGCGCAGGTCACGCGCATCGGCGGCGCCAATCGGGAAATCAACGTCATCCTCGACGCCGACCGGATGGCGGCGCTGGGCATAACCGCGCCTCAGGTGAACAATGCGCTGTTCGCGTTCAACAGCGATGATCCGGGTGGGCGGGCCGATGTGGGGCAGGTGGAGCAGACGATCCGGGTTCTTGGCTCGGCGGTAGACGTTGCCCGGCTGCGTGATCTCACCATCCCCGTGCAGGGCAGTTATGTCCGGCTGTCCGACATTGCCGAAATTGGCGACGGCGCGACCGAGGAGAGGGGGTTCGCACGACTGGACGGGCGGCCGGTGACGGCGATCCAGATCAGCAAGACCCGCGATTCCAGCGATATCGCCGTCGAGGACAAGGTGATCAAGGCGATCGCCGGACTGGAGAAGGAGCATCCGGGCGTTACCTTCACCCGACTGGTGTCGACCGTCGATTCCACCCGCCGCAGCTTTGCATCGACCCAGCATGTGCTGATCGAGGGGATATTCCTCGCCGTGCTGGTGGTGTTCCTGTTTCTGCGCAACTGGCGCGCCACGATCATCGCTGCGGTGGCTATGCCCCTGTCTTTGATTCCCACCTTTGTCGCCATGTCCGCCATGGGTTTCAGTCTCAACGGCATCACCCTGCTGGCGTTGACTTTGGTGATCGGCATATTGGTCGACGACGCCATCGTGGAAGTCGAAAATATCGAAAAGCGGATCGAGGTCGGTGAAACGCCTTATCGCGCGGCACTGGTCGGGGCCGATGCGATCGGTCTGGCGGTGATTGCGACCACGGCCACCATCATTGCCGTGTTCGCGCCGGTTTCACTGATCCCCGGACAGGCGGGCCAGTTTTTCCGCGAATTCGGGCTGACCGTGGCGGTTGCGGTCCTCTTCTCGCTGGTGGTGGCACGGTTGCTGACACCTTTGATGGCGGCCTATTTCCTCGTCCCCATGGCGGATCGCGCGCATCGGGAAAAGCGGCCGGTCAATCCTGTCTACGGGCGCATCCTCGACTGGGCGCTGGCGCATCGCTGGCTGGCGGTGGGGATCGGCACCGGCATCTTCCTGCTGTCGATGCTGTTGGCCAGCCTGACGCCGGTGGGTTTCCAGCCGGTCGGCAATCCCGGCTATCTCTATATCGCGGTGCAGGGGCCGCCGGGCGCCACCCGCGAGGATATGGCGCGGGCGGTGGACGGCGCCACCCGCATGTTGCTCGCCGAACCCGCGGTCGAACGGGTCTTTGCGCAGGTCGGTTCGACTTCGGGCGGCATGGGCGACGGCACCGATCTTCGGTCGGGCACTTTGACGGTCGTGCTGAAGCATGATCGCAGCCTGACGACCGATCAGTTCCGCCAGCATATCCGCCCCATGCTGCGGGATATTCCCGACGTTCGGCTGTCCAATCAGGGCAGTTTCGGATCGGCGGGGATCAACATCATCCTGGCAGGCGAGGATGGACAGGCGCTGGAGCGAACGCAGACGCAATTGCTGCGCGAGATGCGGGGGCTGGGTTCCATTTCCGATCCGCGTCCGGCGCCGCCGCCTGCCGGGCCGGAACTGATCGTCACGCCCCGTCCGGCGGAGGCCGCCCGCCTGAACGTCAACAGCAATATGCTGGCGCAGGTGCTGCGCATCGCCACCATTGGCGACATTGATGCCAATGTCGCCAAATATTCCGACCGGGACGAACGCGTGCCGATCCGCGTCCGGTTGGCGGAAGGCGCGCGTCAGGATCTGGACAGAATCGCCAATTTGCGGGTGCCGACATCGGATGGACGAACCACGCCGTTGTCGGCCGTGGCCGATATCCGTTTTCAGGCAGGGCCGGGCAAGATCGTCCGCTACGACCGGGAACGGCGGGTGTCGGTAGAGGCCGATCTGGTCGCCGGTCGCACCCTGGGACAGGCGCTGTCCGAAATTGCGCAACTACCGGTCATGCGCAACCTGCCCAAGGGCGTGCAGGAGGCACGAGAAGGCGACAGCGAAGCGATGATGGAGCTGTTCGGCGGTTTCATCATCGCGATCGTCGCCGGCATCGGCCTGACCTTTGCGGTGCTGGTGCTGCTTTTCCGCAGCTTCTTCAAGCCGGTGACGATCCTGGCGGCGCTGCCCCTTTCCTTGTTGGGGGCATTCGCCGCGCTGGCGCTGTTCGGCAAGACGCTGGATTTGCCGGCGATGATTGGCCTGCTGATGCTGCTGGGCCTGTGCGCGAAGAATTCCATTCTGCTGGTCGAGTTCGCGATCGAGGAGGAGCGCAAGGGCGTTCCGATGACGCAGGCCTTGCGCAATGCCTGCCGTGAGCGCGCTCGCCCGATCGTTATGACGACGGTCGCCATGGCGGCGGGGATGCTGCCGACGGCGCTGGGCATTGGCGAGGGGGCGGAGTTCCGCCAGCCCATGGCTTTGGCGGTTATCGGCGGCCTCATCACCTCCACCGCTCTTTCGCTGATCTTCGTCCCGGTCGTCTATGAAATCGTGGAAAGTGTCGAGCAATGGCTCTTGCCCAAGGCCGCGAAACTCGTGACTCCCCGCCAGCCGGGCGACGACGATCCGCTTCCAACCCTTGGTTCCTGA